Proteins encoded together in one Desulfosporosinus meridiei DSM 13257 window:
- a CDS encoding acetyl-CoA hydrolase/transferase family protein gives MYKEEYRKKCVSADEAVKVVRSGDWVEYGFAASMASVLGEALARRKEELHEVNLRGGVIMGPLAMIDCDPSGEHFIWNSWHFGGRERKLGQAGLAYYIPIKYSEVPRYIRENLQTDVVVIQVAPMDDYGYFSFGVTVSHYAAAIEKARNVIVEVNEDMPRVHGGYDHTVHISKVDYIVEGGHRGLPQLPSAAASELDQKIASYVLPEIKNGACIQLGIGGMPNALGQMIAASDLKDLGIHTEMLVDGFVDMVAAGKVTGMCKQRDRGRIVFAFAAGTQKLYDFMRDNPSLAAYPVDYTNHPFIASQNDQLISINSALEIDLAGQVCSESAGSNMITGSGGQLDFVEAAYNSKGGKSFICLPSTYTDKSGQVQSRIKSVMTLGSLITDTRTTVHYVVTEYGKVNLKGLSSWQRAEALISIAHPDFRESLIAEAQKLRIWRKRG, from the coding sequence ATGTATAAGGAAGAGTATCGCAAAAAGTGCGTTTCAGCTGATGAAGCCGTTAAAGTAGTTCGTAGTGGTGATTGGGTAGAGTATGGGTTTGCGGCAAGCATGGCCAGTGTATTGGGTGAAGCTTTAGCTCGCCGTAAAGAGGAACTCCACGAAGTTAATTTGCGTGGCGGAGTAATCATGGGCCCTTTGGCAATGATTGACTGTGATCCTAGTGGTGAACATTTCATCTGGAATAGCTGGCATTTTGGAGGACGAGAGCGAAAATTAGGGCAGGCAGGATTAGCTTATTACATTCCGATTAAATATTCTGAGGTTCCACGCTACATTCGTGAGAACTTGCAAACAGATGTTGTCGTAATTCAGGTTGCACCTATGGATGACTATGGATATTTTAGCTTTGGGGTTACAGTATCCCACTATGCTGCGGCCATTGAAAAAGCTCGCAATGTTATTGTTGAAGTCAATGAAGATATGCCCAGGGTTCATGGCGGATATGATCATACTGTTCATATCTCTAAGGTCGACTATATTGTCGAGGGAGGACATAGAGGGCTGCCGCAGCTGCCTTCAGCAGCAGCTTCAGAATTGGATCAGAAAATAGCGTCTTATGTCCTGCCGGAGATTAAAAATGGGGCATGTATTCAGTTGGGAATTGGCGGAATGCCCAATGCTTTAGGGCAAATGATAGCAGCTTCAGATCTTAAGGATCTCGGTATTCATACGGAGATGCTGGTGGACGGTTTTGTCGATATGGTAGCGGCAGGAAAAGTCACAGGAATGTGCAAACAGCGGGATCGAGGCAGGATTGTCTTTGCCTTTGCTGCAGGTACCCAGAAACTCTATGACTTTATGCGAGATAATCCATCTTTAGCAGCTTATCCTGTAGATTATACCAATCATCCCTTCATTGCCTCCCAAAACGATCAGCTAATATCTATCAACAGTGCTTTGGAAATTGATTTAGCAGGTCAGGTTTGTTCAGAGTCTGCCGGTTCAAACATGATTACAGGTTCCGGGGGACAACTGGACTTTGTGGAAGCAGCCTATAATTCTAAAGGCGGTAAGAGCTTTATTTGCTTACCTTCCACCTATACGGATAAAAGCGGGCAAGTTCAATCCCGTATTAAATCCGTAATGACCCTAGGTTCATTAATCACAGACACCAGAACCACTGTTCATTACGTTGTTACAGAATATGGGAAGGTTAATCTCAAAGGACTGTCATCATGGCAGCGTGCCGAAGCCTTAATATCCATTGCTCATCCCGATTTCAGAGAGAGCTTAATCGCTGAGGCTCAAAAACTGCGGATTTGGCGCAAGCGGGGGTAA
- a CDS encoding acetyl-CoA C-acetyltransferase, producing MRDVVIVSAVRTPVGSFSGALGQIPAAELGAIAIKEAISRAGITPDQVDEVILGNVLQGGQGQNPARQAAIKAGVPQEIPSWTLNKLCGSGLKSVVSAAQAIMVGDADIIVAGGMESMSLAPYALPKARTGYRMGNETIVDTMILDGLTDAFHNIHMGITAENVATQFDISREEQDQYAVISQNRAEAAIKAGKFKDEIVPVSIPQRKGDPIVVSQDEFPRFGVTLEGINKLRPAFKKDGSVTAANASGINDGAGAVVVMAKEKAEELGLTPLATIKSWASAGVDPLIMGTGPIPASRKALEKAGLKIEDIDLVEANEAFASQTLGVAKELQLDREKTNVNGGAIALGHPIGASGTRILVTLLHEMKRSNAHRGLATLCIGGGQGIALIVER from the coding sequence ATGAGAGACGTAGTTATCGTAAGTGCTGTACGTACACCTGTAGGTTCCTTCAGCGGCGCTTTAGGACAAATCCCTGCAGCTGAGTTAGGGGCTATTGCTATCAAAGAAGCAATTTCGAGAGCAGGAATCACTCCTGACCAGGTCGATGAAGTTATATTAGGTAATGTACTCCAAGGAGGTCAAGGACAAAACCCGGCACGTCAAGCTGCTATTAAAGCAGGAGTTCCTCAGGAGATTCCTTCCTGGACTCTGAACAAATTATGCGGCTCAGGACTAAAATCCGTGGTTAGTGCGGCTCAAGCTATCATGGTTGGAGACGCAGATATTATTGTTGCAGGCGGAATGGAGAGCATGTCACTTGCCCCTTATGCGCTGCCTAAGGCTCGTACGGGATATAGAATGGGTAATGAGACTATTGTCGATACAATGATCCTTGACGGACTAACTGATGCTTTCCATAACATTCATATGGGAATCACAGCAGAAAATGTTGCCACTCAATTTGATATTTCCCGGGAGGAACAAGATCAATATGCAGTGATCAGCCAAAACCGTGCGGAAGCTGCTATTAAGGCCGGAAAATTCAAAGATGAAATTGTTCCGGTTTCTATCCCCCAACGTAAAGGAGATCCCATCGTTGTTTCCCAAGATGAGTTCCCGCGTTTTGGTGTGACTTTAGAGGGGATTAATAAACTTCGCCCGGCATTTAAAAAGGACGGAAGCGTAACAGCCGCTAATGCTTCCGGAATTAACGATGGTGCAGGTGCTGTCGTTGTAATGGCTAAGGAGAAAGCCGAAGAACTTGGTTTAACTCCTTTAGCAACCATTAAATCATGGGCTTCTGCAGGGGTAGATCCCTTGATAATGGGAACAGGTCCGATCCCGGCAAGTCGCAAAGCGTTAGAAAAAGCAGGCTTGAAGATTGAAGATATCGACCTGGTTGAAGCTAATGAAGCCTTTGCTTCTCAGACCTTAGGAGTTGCTAAAGAACTCCAATTAGATCGAGAAAAAACAAACGTAAATGGTGGAGCAATTGCCCTGGGGCATCCTATTGGTGCCTCCGGAACGAGAATTTTGGTAACCCTGCTTCATGAAATGAAGAGGAGTAATGCTCATCGCGGTTTAGCTACCTTGTGTATCGGTGGAGGTCAGGGAATCGCCTTAATTGTAGAACGTTAG
- a CDS encoding acyl-CoA dehydrogenase, producing MIFDLTEDHLMMRKMVRDFAEKECGPGAEERDEKEEFSVDLWKKAGELGLAGVTFPEEYGGVGADYISYAITVEELSRVDASVGVTISAHASLCANPINMFGNEAQKKKYLTPLATGEKLGAFGLTEPMAGSDASGTRTTAVRDGDFYILNGSKIFITNAYYADTYVVTAQMDKSKGNRGIAAFIIEKGMPGFSFGKKEKKMGIRSSATYELVFEDVRVPAENLLGQEGQGFKVAMQTLDYGRIGIASQALGIAQGAYEQAMKYTKERVQFGKAISEFQNTQFKLADMATQIEAARLLVYQAAYLASQHKPVSKAAAMAKLFASETAMAVTTMGVQLHGGYGYTREYPAERMMRDAKITEIYEGTSEVQRMVIAANILK from the coding sequence ATGATTTTTGATTTAACTGAAGACCATCTCATGATGCGTAAAATGGTTCGTGACTTTGCAGAAAAAGAATGTGGCCCGGGAGCGGAAGAACGGGATGAGAAAGAAGAATTTTCAGTAGACTTATGGAAAAAAGCCGGCGAGCTTGGTCTCGCAGGGGTTACTTTTCCTGAAGAGTATGGCGGTGTTGGTGCCGACTACATCTCTTATGCAATCACTGTAGAAGAGCTTTCTCGTGTCGATGCTTCAGTTGGAGTAACTATATCTGCTCATGCAAGTCTTTGTGCAAATCCTATCAATATGTTTGGTAACGAAGCGCAAAAGAAAAAATATTTGACACCCTTAGCTACCGGTGAGAAGCTGGGAGCATTTGGTTTAACTGAGCCTATGGCTGGTTCCGATGCCTCAGGCACTCGCACCACCGCTGTTCGTGATGGAGATTTTTATATCCTTAATGGCAGCAAGATCTTTATAACCAATGCCTATTATGCAGACACCTACGTCGTTACAGCTCAAATGGATAAGAGCAAAGGTAATCGTGGGATTGCAGCCTTTATTATTGAAAAGGGAATGCCTGGTTTCTCCTTCGGTAAAAAAGAGAAGAAGATGGGGATTCGTTCATCAGCAACTTATGAATTAGTTTTTGAAGATGTTCGTGTCCCAGCAGAAAATCTGCTTGGACAAGAAGGTCAAGGCTTTAAAGTTGCTATGCAAACCCTTGATTATGGTCGAATCGGAATCGCTTCCCAAGCTTTGGGAATTGCCCAAGGTGCCTATGAGCAAGCTATGAAATATACCAAAGAAAGAGTACAGTTTGGCAAAGCCATTTCTGAGTTCCAAAATACACAATTCAAACTGGCTGACATGGCCACTCAAATTGAAGCTGCTCGTCTCCTCGTCTATCAAGCAGCTTACTTGGCATCCCAACATAAACCCGTTAGCAAAGCTGCTGCTATGGCCAAGCTATTTGCTTCCGAAACTGCAATGGCAGTTACCACAATGGGCGTTCAACTCCACGGAGGATATGGATATACACGTGAATACCCTGCAGAACGCATGATGCGGGATGCCAAAATCACAGAAATTTATGAAGGAACCAGTGAAGTTCAACGCATGGTTATTGCGGCTAACATTCTTAAATAA
- a CDS encoding short-chain-enoyl-CoA hydratase, whose translation MEYANLLLEKNGAVAVLTINRPKALNALNSDTVTELSTALDELGRDSSVKAVILTGSGEKAFIAGADISQMKDFNCMQARRFAQLGHSVFRKIELMPQPVIAAINGFALGGGCELAMACDIRIAAENAKFGQPEVTLGLTAGFGGTQRLPRLVGAGLASELLFTGDIIDVNEAYRIGLVNKIYPLDTLMEEAMKLAKKISSRAPVAVQLTKSAIQRGVNMDIDSAQAYEAEIFGLTFSTQDQIEGCSAFLEKRKPAFEGK comes from the coding sequence ATGGAGTACGCTAATCTGTTACTGGAAAAGAACGGTGCCGTTGCAGTGCTGACCATCAATCGCCCTAAAGCATTAAATGCCTTAAATAGTGACACAGTAACAGAACTGTCCACCGCCCTCGATGAGTTGGGGAGAGATTCCAGTGTCAAAGCAGTGATTTTAACTGGCAGTGGGGAAAAGGCTTTTATCGCTGGGGCTGATATTTCTCAGATGAAAGATTTTAATTGTATGCAAGCACGGCGCTTTGCTCAACTGGGGCATTCGGTTTTTCGTAAAATTGAACTGATGCCACAACCTGTTATTGCGGCTATTAATGGCTTTGCTTTAGGTGGCGGATGCGAGTTAGCTATGGCTTGCGATATTCGGATTGCTGCTGAAAATGCCAAATTCGGTCAACCGGAAGTAACCCTGGGACTTACTGCAGGATTTGGAGGGACTCAACGCTTACCTCGTCTGGTTGGTGCAGGGTTAGCCAGTGAGTTACTATTTACCGGGGACATCATAGATGTTAACGAAGCCTATCGCATTGGGTTAGTTAATAAGATTTATCCCTTAGATACCCTGATGGAAGAGGCTATGAAGCTGGCTAAAAAAATCTCCTCTCGGGCACCCGTTGCAGTACAGCTGACTAAGAGTGCGATCCAACGTGGTGTGAATATGGATATAGATAGTGCTCAAGCTTATGAAGCGGAAATCTTCGGATTGACCTTCAGCACCCAGGATCAAATCGAGGGATGCAGCGCCTTTCTAGAAAAGCGTAAGCCAGCCTTTGAAGGAAAATAG
- a CDS encoding 3-hydroxybutyryl-CoA dehydrogenase, with the protein MKTIMVIGAGQMGGGIAQVAAQAGYSVILNDIKEEFVNRGFGIIDKNLSRSVDKGKLKAEEKDQILGLITKSVSLQDAVSADLVIEAAVENMEIKAKIFAQLDEICPEHTILSTNTSSLPITEIAAFTKRPDRVIGMHFMNPVPVMKLVEVIRGLATSDEVYKTIEDLSIKMGKTPVEVNDAPGFVANRVLIPMINEAVFTLNEGIASVEAIDNVMKLGMNHPMGPLALGDLIGLDTVLSIMEVLHEGLGDKYRPCPLLRKYVKAGWLGRKSGRGFYKYEA; encoded by the coding sequence GTGAAGACGATTATGGTAATTGGAGCTGGACAGATGGGTGGTGGAATCGCCCAAGTAGCTGCCCAAGCAGGATATTCAGTAATTCTGAATGACATCAAAGAAGAATTTGTGAATAGGGGTTTCGGTATTATTGACAAAAATCTGAGCAGAAGTGTTGATAAAGGGAAACTAAAAGCTGAGGAAAAAGATCAGATTTTAGGTCTTATTACTAAATCCGTATCTCTGCAAGATGCTGTATCCGCTGACTTGGTCATTGAAGCTGCCGTGGAGAATATGGAGATTAAAGCCAAGATCTTTGCTCAGCTTGATGAGATATGCCCGGAACATACAATTCTTTCGACGAATACTTCCTCACTGCCTATCACTGAGATCGCCGCTTTTACTAAACGCCCGGATCGAGTCATCGGGATGCATTTTATGAATCCCGTGCCTGTTATGAAACTTGTGGAAGTTATTCGTGGCCTGGCTACCAGTGATGAAGTGTACAAAACGATTGAAGATCTTAGTATTAAGATGGGAAAAACTCCGGTTGAAGTTAATGATGCTCCCGGCTTTGTTGCTAATAGAGTCTTAATTCCGATGATTAATGAGGCTGTCTTTACCCTTAACGAAGGAATTGCTTCAGTTGAAGCGATTGATAATGTCATGAAACTAGGAATGAATCATCCCATGGGACCATTAGCTTTAGGTGATTTAATTGGTCTGGATACAGTTCTGTCAATTATGGAGGTCCTTCATGAAGGATTAGGCGATAAATATCGCCCATGCCCATTACTACGCAAATACGTAAAAGCAGGCTGGCTGGGACGGAAATCCGGTCGTGGTTTTTATAAGTACGAAGCTTAA
- a CDS encoding sigma-54 interaction domain-containing protein, producing MLEEGQIFSITLEEILDNTKNAIIAVDPQGTIFYANRAVFDILKVPESNIIGESITTHFPETGLLRVFENGVAELGQQLKLNDTILLSNRTPIFVQGELVGAVAVFQDITILQNFLDNLVIEHEKTKQLQRTLEVVLNTAYDGLIVVNKQGIVTMTNQAFSSFFDQAPEDMIGKPITEIYDNPKFTDVLVTAQPVHGYIHDLNGHEIIASRVPIVQDGKIVGALGKVVFKDVNELYALTKKVDSLRSELDYYKKTVSQKNSSALELLKGKSPIMSSLIQTSLRVAKSGSTVLLRGESGTGKELFALLLHAQSSRNDGPFIKVNCAAVPENLLESEMFGYDEGAFTGARKGGKIGKFELADGGTLFLDEIGDMEMSMQAKLLRVIQEREVERLGSNKSRKVDVRLVAATNRDLEGMIRDKQFREDLYYRLNVVTLTIPPLRERIDDIEDLIKTFIKKFNLQFAQSVTGITAEAVDVLKKHRWPGNIRELENIIERAFNMVDGTEIQLKHLPNYLQILASHDKRPYMEGSLDNILKEVERDALIFALETANGNKVQAAKSLGLSRAGLYKKLIKHQLHK from the coding sequence ATGTTGGAGGAGGGACAAATCTTTTCGATCACCCTTGAAGAGATATTGGATAATACAAAGAATGCTATTATTGCTGTTGACCCTCAAGGTACTATTTTTTACGCCAATCGAGCTGTCTTCGATATCCTGAAAGTTCCCGAAAGCAATATTATCGGCGAATCAATAACCACTCACTTTCCGGAAACAGGCCTCTTGCGGGTTTTTGAAAATGGAGTTGCCGAGTTAGGCCAACAATTAAAACTAAATGACACCATCCTTCTCAGCAATCGGACTCCAATTTTTGTTCAGGGAGAATTGGTCGGTGCTGTAGCTGTGTTTCAGGACATTACAATTTTACAAAATTTCTTAGATAATTTAGTGATCGAACACGAAAAAACTAAACAACTTCAACGTACCTTGGAGGTCGTGTTAAACACTGCCTATGACGGGCTGATTGTGGTGAACAAGCAAGGAATTGTTACCATGACAAACCAGGCATTTTCCAGTTTTTTTGACCAAGCACCTGAGGATATGATTGGAAAACCCATTACCGAGATTTATGATAATCCAAAATTTACAGATGTCCTAGTCACCGCCCAACCGGTACATGGATATATACATGATTTAAATGGACATGAAATCATTGCCAGCAGAGTTCCGATAGTTCAGGACGGTAAAATTGTCGGCGCTTTAGGTAAAGTGGTTTTTAAAGATGTCAATGAGCTATATGCTTTGACAAAAAAGGTAGATTCTCTGCGTTCGGAACTTGACTACTACAAAAAGACTGTGTCTCAGAAAAACTCCTCGGCCCTTGAGCTTTTAAAGGGCAAAAGTCCAATCATGAGTTCTTTGATCCAGACCTCTCTTCGGGTGGCAAAATCCGGTTCTACAGTGCTGCTGAGAGGAGAAAGCGGAACCGGCAAGGAATTATTCGCACTGTTACTTCATGCGCAAAGCTCCCGCAACGATGGTCCATTTATCAAAGTGAACTGTGCCGCAGTACCTGAAAATCTACTGGAATCTGAAATGTTCGGCTATGATGAAGGTGCATTTACGGGTGCCAGGAAAGGGGGGAAGATAGGGAAATTTGAACTGGCAGATGGAGGAACCTTGTTCCTGGATGAAATCGGAGACATGGAAATGAGCATGCAAGCTAAGCTGCTTCGAGTAATTCAGGAGCGTGAAGTAGAACGGTTAGGGAGCAACAAGTCTCGCAAAGTAGATGTTCGGCTGGTTGCCGCTACGAATCGCGATCTCGAAGGAATGATTCGCGATAAGCAATTTCGTGAGGACTTATATTATCGTTTGAATGTGGTAACCTTGACCATTCCACCATTACGGGAACGTATAGATGATATTGAAGATCTAATTAAGACATTTATCAAAAAGTTTAACTTGCAATTTGCTCAATCAGTGACAGGAATTACAGCTGAAGCTGTTGACGTTCTAAAAAAACATCGTTGGCCAGGTAATATCCGGGAGCTTGAGAACATTATTGAGAGAGCCTTCAACATGGTTGATGGCACTGAAATCCAGCTCAAGCACCTGCCGAACTATTTGCAAATTTTAGCAAGTCATGATAAAAGACCTTATATGGAAGGGTCCCTTGACAATATTCTTAAGGAGGTGGAAAGGGATGCACTGATTTTTGCGCTTGAAACTGCTAATGGAAATAAAGTTCAAGCAGCAAAATCATTAGGCTTGTCAAGAGCCGGCTTGTACAAGAAGCTAATTAAGCATCAATTACACAAGTAG